A stretch of the Archangium violaceum genome encodes the following:
- a CDS encoding chemotaxis protein CheW — MSLPRSRVSLRLDELRDSFDSSFSRPPPPRQEPGEALLRLRVGGAPLAVRLGHLSGLHLMPRLVGLPGAPAALLGLAGLRGQLIAVHDLAALLGLQSSEPPRWLLLAGGARRVGLAAAGFEGQMRATSEQMRPGGSSSTHPLLSTSVLLPDVPPLPVLDVDSLVRKLLEDASALQQGR; from the coding sequence ATGAGTCTGCCTCGCTCCCGGGTGTCCCTGCGGCTGGACGAGCTGCGTGACAGCTTCGACTCCTCCTTCTCTCGTCCGCCCCCTCCGCGGCAGGAGCCCGGCGAGGCGCTGCTGCGGCTGCGCGTGGGAGGCGCCCCCCTGGCCGTGCGGCTGGGACACCTTTCCGGCCTCCACCTCATGCCCCGTCTGGTGGGCCTGCCGGGTGCTCCGGCCGCGTTGCTGGGGCTGGCGGGGCTCCGGGGCCAGCTCATCGCCGTGCATGACCTGGCGGCGCTGCTGGGCCTGCAGTCCAGTGAGCCTCCGCGCTGGTTGCTGCTGGCCGGTGGTGCCCGGCGCGTGGGGCTGGCGGCGGCGGGGTTCGAGGGGCAGATGCGCGCCACCTCGGAGCAGATGCGGCCCGGTGGTAGCTCCTCCACCCACCCCTTGTTGAGCACCAGTGTTCTCCTTCCGGACGTGCCCCCGTTGCCGGTGCTCGATGTCGACTCTCTCGTGAGAAAGTTGCTGGAGGACGCCTCCGCGCTCCAGCAGGGGAGATGA
- a CDS encoding CHASE3 domain-containing protein — translation MMKMFSKWTLVRQFAAAVAMVVVLIGLFVYMALKSTRDFTGAAVAVGHSHQVINGLERVLSSAKDAETGHRGYILTGNDSYLAPYLEARRDLEVELERVRELVADNAQQTGRLETLRSLLMRKLDGLQANIELRRTQGFDAALAAINTGESKALMDATRKAVEELRQAELRLLEARQEQLDRDADSFEGLYKWGGVVAVLLVVFAASLVGAGLQKKIGSAIAQVQGSSAELQSAASQQATGAREQASATTEISTTVKELLSTSRQIASSAQQVARVADETAGAARTGNETVHHAQEAIDTVRRQVDAIVNHMLELGKRSQEIGGILDIINELAEQTNILAINATIESAGAGEHGKRFAVVAEEIRKLADRVGGATKDIRVLIDEIRAASNTTIMATEDGSKAVQSSARQFSDVAGSFRHIAELVRANLDVAREIELSTQQQTTAVEQVSTAILEVAQTARQAESTSGQTLQTATRLIELSKQLNAIIDSRAS, via the coding sequence ATGATGAAGATGTTCTCGAAATGGACGCTGGTCCGGCAGTTCGCCGCCGCGGTCGCCATGGTGGTGGTGCTGATCGGCCTCTTCGTCTACATGGCCCTCAAGAGCACCCGGGACTTCACGGGCGCCGCCGTCGCCGTGGGGCACTCCCACCAGGTCATCAATGGACTGGAGCGGGTCCTCTCCAGCGCCAAGGACGCGGAGACGGGGCACCGTGGCTACATCCTCACCGGGAATGACTCCTACCTCGCGCCCTACCTCGAGGCGCGGCGTGATCTGGAGGTGGAGCTCGAGCGCGTGCGCGAGCTCGTCGCCGACAACGCCCAGCAGACCGGACGCCTGGAGACGTTGCGCTCCCTCCTCATGCGGAAGTTGGACGGCCTGCAGGCCAACATCGAGCTGCGCCGCACCCAGGGCTTCGACGCCGCCCTGGCCGCCATCAACACCGGTGAGAGCAAGGCGCTGATGGATGCCACCCGGAAGGCGGTGGAGGAGCTGCGTCAGGCGGAGTTGCGGCTGCTCGAGGCGCGCCAGGAGCAGCTCGATCGCGACGCGGATTCCTTCGAGGGGCTCTACAAGTGGGGCGGGGTCGTGGCGGTCCTCCTCGTCGTGTTCGCCGCCTCCCTGGTGGGCGCCGGCCTGCAGAAGAAGATCGGCTCGGCCATCGCGCAGGTGCAGGGCTCCTCGGCGGAGCTTCAGTCGGCGGCCTCGCAGCAGGCCACGGGCGCGCGCGAGCAGGCCTCGGCCACCACGGAGATCTCCACCACCGTCAAGGAGCTGCTGTCCACCTCGCGGCAGATCGCCTCCAGCGCGCAGCAGGTGGCCCGTGTGGCGGACGAGACGGCCGGCGCCGCCCGCACCGGCAACGAGACGGTGCATCATGCCCAGGAGGCCATCGACACGGTGCGCCGCCAGGTGGACGCCATCGTCAACCACATGCTGGAGCTGGGCAAGCGCTCGCAGGAGATCGGCGGCATCCTCGACATCATCAACGAGCTGGCCGAGCAGACGAACATCCTCGCCATCAACGCCACCATCGAGAGCGCCGGCGCCGGTGAGCACGGCAAGCGCTTCGCCGTGGTGGCCGAGGAGATCCGCAAGCTGGCGGACCGCGTGGGGGGCGCCACCAAGGACATCCGCGTGCTCATCGATGAAATCCGCGCCGCCTCCAACACCACCATCATGGCCACCGAGGATGGCTCCAAGGCGGTGCAGAGCAGCGCCCGGCAGTTCTCCGATGTGGCGGGCAGCTTCCGGCACATCGCGGAGCTGGTTCGCGCCAACCTGGACGTGGCGCGCGAAATCGAGCTGAGCACCCAGCAGCAGACGACGGCGGTGGAGCAGGTGAGCACCGCCATCCTCGAGGTGGCCCAGACGGCGCGTCAGGCCGAGTCCACCTCCGGGCAGACGCTGCAGACGGCCACCCGGCTCATCGAACTCTCCAAGCAGCTCAACGCCATCATCGATTCGCGCGCCTCATGA